Genomic DNA from Streptomyces sp. GS7:
GCCGGAGCTGCTGTACTTCCGCCGCGACCACCCCACCCGCGCCGAGCGGGCGAACCCTTCCAAGCGCTCCCGGTGCGTCAACCTGGACCCGCGCCGGGCAGGCCCGCTGCACCCGGCACCCCGGCTGCTCGCCGAGTACGTCTGGGGCTTCGCCTCGGCGGTCCGGCGGGCGCCGTTGTCACCGGCCGACCGGCGCGCGTGCTACCGCCACCTGGCCGCATGGATGGCCAGCCGGGTCCGGCCGGGTGCCGGCGAGCGGGTCGAGGACCGCGCCCCGGTCGACCCGGGCCGGCTCACCGTCTCCGTCGACGCCCTCGTCGCCGGGCGCGAGGGGAGGCAGGCATGACGTCTGCGGACGAAACTCCGGTGCGCGTCGGGGTGTTCGGCCTGCTCGGCTCCGGCAATCTCGGCAACGACGGGTCGCTGGAGGCTCTGCTCGGATACCTCCGCGCCGAGCACCCGGAGGCGGTCGTGGACGCGCTGTGCGGCGGACCCGAGGTCGTCGCGACCCGGTACCGGATCCCCGCGACGCGGCTGCACTGGTACCGCGGGGAATACCGCACCGCGTCGCGTGCGGGCGCGATCGCGGCGAAGGGTCTGGGCAAACTCGTCGACGCCGTCCGCACCGCTGCCTGGGTGCGCCGGCACGACGTGGTGATCGTGCCGGGCATGGGCGTCCTGGAGGCCACGCTGCCGCTGCGGCCGTGGGGCTTCCCGTACTCGCTGTTCCTGCTCTGCGCGACAGGGCGGCTGTTCGGCACCCGGGTCGCGCTGGTCGGCGTCGGCGCCGCCCCGATCGGCAACCGGCCGACCCGGGCCCTGGTGCGCTGGTCGGCGCGGCTGGCCACCTACCGGTCGTACCGGGACGCCCCGTCCCGCGACGCGATGCGGGAGATGGGCGTGGACACCGCGCGCGACGAGGTCTACCCGGACCTCGCCTTCGCCCTGCCGACGCCGCGGGCGAGTGGACCCGACAAGAACCCCGTCCCGCCGGGCCCGGTCTGCGTCGGCGTCATGGCCTTCCACGGCGGCAACGACGACCGCGCCCGGGCCGAGGAGATCCACCGGCGCTACCTCGACGGGACAACTCGCTTCGTCCGCACGCTGGTCGAGGACGGCAGGCCGGTCCGGCTGCTCACCGGCGACGAGTGCGACGGGCCGGTGGTCGCCGCGATCCTCGGCGCGGTGGACTCGCCGCTGGTCACCGCCGCCCAGGCGTGCTCGCTGGCCGACCTGATGAGGGAGATGGCGGGTGCCGACACCGTGGTGGCGACCCGCTACCACAACCTGGTCTGCGCGCTGAAGGCCGGTACGCCGACGCTCGCACTCAGCTATGCGGCGAAGAGCGACGCGCTCATGGCTCAGATGGGTCTCGGCGCGTACTGCCACCCGGCCCGCGAGGTCGACGCCGACCGGTTGTTGGAGCAGTTCCGGGCGCTGGAGCGGCGATCGGTGGAGCTGCGGCGGACCCTCACCGAGCGGAACCTGGTCGCCACCCGGCGACTTGGGCACCAATTCACCGACTTGACCGCGGCCCTGTTCCCGGCGGCCGACCACGCCCACGACCACGCCTTGCGGGAGGCTCCATGACTGCGCCCGGAATGAAAGCGACCGAAGTCCCGGCGATCGCCGGCGCGTACCTGTTCGAGCCGACGCCGTACGCCGACGAGCGCGGCTTCTTCTGCCGCACCTTCGACGCCGACGTGGTCCGCTCGGTGGGCCTCGACCCGGACGCCTTCGTCCAGGACAGCGTGTCCCGTTCGGTCCGGGGCGTGCTGCGCGGCCTGCACCTGCGCTCCGGCGCCGGCGAGGCCAAGCTGGTGCGGTGCTCGTACGGGAGGATCTTCGACGTCGTCGTGGACCTGCGGACGGACTCGCCGACCTACCGCAACCGGGCCTTCTTCGAGCTGTCCGGCGAGACGCAGGTGACCCTGTACATCCCGGCGGGGTGCGCGCACGGCTTCCAGGCACTGACCGAAACCGCCGACATCTCGTACCGGATCGACCGCCCGCACGATCCGGCCGAGGACGTGACGATCGCCTTCGACGACCCGGAGCTCGCCGTTCCCTGGCCGCTGCCGGTCACATCGATGTCCCAGCGGGACCGGGAGGCGCCGAGCCTCGCCAAGGTCCTTCAGCACACGGAGAGTTGAGGTCGGCGTGGCCACCGAAGACACCGAAGAGCTCAGCCTGCCCCGGTCGCGGCAGGCGAACGAGCGGCTGCACGCCCTGATCCCCGGGGGCGCGCACACCTACGCCAAGGGCGACGACCAGTACCCCGAGAACCTGGCCCCGGTCATCAGCCACGGCCGCGGTGCCCACGTATGGGACGTCGACGGCAACCGCTACATCGAGTACGGCTCCGGCCTGCGGTCGGTCAGCCTCGGCCACGCCCACCCACGCGTGATCGAGGCGGTGCGGCGGGAACTCGACCGCGGCAGCAACTTCGTCCGGCCGTCCATCGTGGAGGCCGAGGCCGCGGAACGCTTCCTGGCAACAGTGCCCACCGCCGAGATGGTGAAGTTCGCGAAGAACGGCTCCGACGCCACGACCGCGGCGGTGCGCCTCGCCCGCGCCGTCACCGGGCGCCCGCGGGTGGCGGTCTGCGGCGACCATCCGTTCTTCTCGGTCGACGACTGGTTCATCGGCACCACGCCGATGCCCGCCGGTGTTCCGGCGGCGACCACCGAGCTCACCGTGGCGTTCCCTTACGGGGACCTGGCCGCCACACAGGAGCTGCTCACCCGGTACCAGGACGAGATCGCCTGCCTGATCCTCGAACCCGCCACCCACACCCACACCCACACCCAGCCTTCCCCTGGCTCTCGACTTCTCCCCCGGCCTTCGGCCGGGAGGGGCCCCCAGAGCAGGGAAGACCCCACTCCCGGGTACCTCGCCGGCCTGCGCGAGCTGGCCGACCGGCACGGCTGCGCACTGATCTTCGATGAGATGATCACCGGCTTCCGCTGGTCCGAGGCGGGCGCCCAGGGCCTGTACGGCGTCGTCCCCGACCTCTCCACCTTCGGCAAGGCGCTGGGCAACGGCTTCGCCGTCTCCGCGCTGGCCGGTCGCCGCGACCTGATGGAGCGGGGCGGGCTGCGTCACTCCCGCGACCGGGTGTTCCTGCTGTCCACCACGCACGGTGCGG
This window encodes:
- a CDS encoding polysaccharide pyruvyl transferase family protein — protein: MTSADETPVRVGVFGLLGSGNLGNDGSLEALLGYLRAEHPEAVVDALCGGPEVVATRYRIPATRLHWYRGEYRTASRAGAIAAKGLGKLVDAVRTAAWVRRHDVVIVPGMGVLEATLPLRPWGFPYSLFLLCATGRLFGTRVALVGVGAAPIGNRPTRALVRWSARLATYRSYRDAPSRDAMREMGVDTARDEVYPDLAFALPTPRASGPDKNPVPPGPVCVGVMAFHGGNDDRARAEEIHRRYLDGTTRFVRTLVEDGRPVRLLTGDECDGPVVAAILGAVDSPLVTAAQACSLADLMREMAGADTVVATRYHNLVCALKAGTPTLALSYAAKSDALMAQMGLGAYCHPAREVDADRLLEQFRALERRSVELRRTLTERNLVATRRLGHQFTDLTAALFPAADHAHDHALREAP
- the rfbC gene encoding dTDP-4-dehydrorhamnose 3,5-epimerase, encoding MKATEVPAIAGAYLFEPTPYADERGFFCRTFDADVVRSVGLDPDAFVQDSVSRSVRGVLRGLHLRSGAGEAKLVRCSYGRIFDVVVDLRTDSPTYRNRAFFELSGETQVTLYIPAGCAHGFQALTETADISYRIDRPHDPAEDVTIAFDDPELAVPWPLPVTSMSQRDREAPSLAKVLQHTES
- a CDS encoding glutamate-1-semialdehyde 2,1-aminomutase — its product is MATEDTEELSLPRSRQANERLHALIPGGAHTYAKGDDQYPENLAPVISHGRGAHVWDVDGNRYIEYGSGLRSVSLGHAHPRVIEAVRRELDRGSNFVRPSIVEAEAAERFLATVPTAEMVKFAKNGSDATTAAVRLARAVTGRPRVAVCGDHPFFSVDDWFIGTTPMPAGVPAATTELTVAFPYGDLAATQELLTRYQDEIACLILEPATHTHTHTQPSPGSRLLPRPSAGRGPQSREDPTPGYLAGLRELADRHGCALIFDEMITGFRWSEAGAQGLYGVVPDLSTFGKALGNGFAVSALAGRRDLMERGGLRHSRDRVFLLSTTHGAETHSLAAAMAVQTIYTEEGITARLHALGERLAAGVRDAAASMGVGDHIVVRGRASNLVFATLDENRQPSQQYRTLFLRRLLAGGVLAPSFVVSSALDDADIDRTVDVVAQACAVYRKALDAADPTPWLAGRPVKPVFRRLA